The Cloacibacillus sp. genomic sequence CTCCTGGTTGACGGCGGCCAGCTGCCCAGCTAAAAGCTGCGGCTTGCCCTGTGCGATGGCCCTTTTGATGACGAACGGTTCTATCATCTCACGCAGAGTGAAGAGCTCGTTTATCTTTTCAAGCGTTATCTCGGAGACGACGGCGCGACGACGCTCCTCCCAGTCCACCCAACCCTCCTGCGAAAGCCGTTTCAACGCTTCACGTACCGGAGTACGGCTGACGCCGAACTCGTCCGCTATCGTACGCTCCATAAGGATGCCGCCTGGCAGAAAATCGCCGTTTATTATGCGCTCCTTGATAGATTCATAAATTGTGCTTGATAAATTTTGATCCTTTTTATTTCCCGCATTCGCAGAGACGGTTTCCA encodes the following:
- a CDS encoding GntR family transcriptional regulator; the protein is METVSANAGNKKDQNLSSTIYESIKERIINGDFLPGGILMERTIADEFGVSRTPVREALKRLSQEGWVDWEERRRAVVSEITLEKINELFTLREMIEPFVIKRAIAQGKPQLLAGQLAAVNQEMEAVKDSPFEFMKRDMEYHTTIVQFMGLGNLNAMWQRVSEDMTRLAAHSIYPRRAPDVIIAEHKELIEALWTANAEKAQACISRHFSIVVDIIREKMTPPK